The following coding sequences are from one uncultured Bacteroides sp. window:
- a CDS encoding sialate O-acetylesterase, producing MRKYILHTLLLALLSTVTYAKIQLPDIISDNMVLQQNTQVKLWGKASPQSVVSIKSSWDEKTYTTRSNSNGQWIISISTPKAGYTPQSISFSDGEAVTLNNILIGEVWFCSGQSNMEMPLNGFPNCPVLDANKSIANAAQFRSGIRFATIDKTPAVTPQETCKGKWKECIPENAPWFSATAFHFATALYKVLNVPIGIINCSWGGSTVEGWLPESVLKEYPDVDLKKAGSKDGAEYMQPMIMYNGMLKPLENYTIKGFLWYQGESNLGKHDTYAERLATMVKLWRKEWGLGELPFYYVEIAPYEYGKGDLGAYLREAQFKAQKLIPSSGMISTNDLVEPYEAHNIHPRNKTAVGQRLCYMALSRTYGIKGISDHGPIYKSMEIKNNKAILSFDNAKNGFSRMQDIKGFEIAGADKIFYPATAMLDWRQHIIVSSSKVSNPVAVRYGFRNFLPGNIYNNREQPLYPFRTDQW from the coding sequence ATGAGAAAATATATTTTACACACACTACTGCTAGCACTGCTTTCAACAGTGACATACGCAAAAATCCAACTACCGGACATTATTAGCGACAACATGGTATTGCAACAAAACACGCAAGTTAAATTATGGGGAAAAGCCTCACCACAATCAGTCGTTAGTATCAAATCATCTTGGGATGAAAAGACATACACTACGCGTAGCAATTCAAACGGACAATGGATAATTTCCATCTCGACTCCCAAAGCCGGCTATACACCACAGTCCATCTCTTTCTCAGATGGAGAAGCCGTTACGCTTAATAATATACTGATAGGAGAAGTATGGTTCTGCTCCGGACAATCTAACATGGAAATGCCTCTTAATGGTTTTCCAAACTGTCCGGTTCTGGATGCTAATAAATCTATAGCTAACGCCGCACAATTTCGCTCGGGTATTCGTTTTGCCACTATAGATAAAACCCCTGCAGTTACTCCTCAGGAAACTTGCAAGGGCAAATGGAAGGAATGTATTCCAGAGAATGCACCATGGTTCAGTGCCACGGCCTTTCATTTTGCTACAGCTTTATATAAAGTTCTCAATGTGCCTATAGGAATTATCAATTGTAGCTGGGGTGGTTCAACTGTTGAAGGATGGTTGCCAGAATCCGTCTTAAAAGAATACCCCGACGTGGATCTTAAAAAAGCCGGAAGTAAAGATGGTGCTGAATACATGCAACCCATGATTATGTACAACGGTATGCTCAAGCCTCTTGAAAACTATACGATCAAAGGATTCCTTTGGTACCAAGGAGAGTCAAATCTAGGAAAACATGACACGTATGCTGAGCGCCTAGCAACCATGGTCAAATTATGGCGTAAAGAGTGGGGACTTGGCGAATTACCTTTTTATTATGTCGAAATAGCTCCATACGAATATGGAAAAGGAGACCTGGGAGCCTATTTACGCGAGGCCCAATTTAAGGCCCAAAAACTAATTCCTTCAAGCGGAATGATTTCTACCAACGACTTAGTAGAGCCCTATGAAGCTCATAATATCCACCCTCGCAACAAAACAGCAGTTGGGCAGCGCTTATGCTACATGGCCCTCAGCCGCACATACGGCATCAAAGGCATATCCGACCATGGCCCTATCTACAAATCAATGGAAATTAAAAACAATAAAGCTATACTTAGCTTTGATAATGCAAAAAACGGATTTAGTAGAATGCAAGATATTAAAGGGTTTGAGATTGCGGGAGCTGATAAAATATTCTATCCTGCTACAGCGATGCTAGATTGGAGACAACATATAATTGTCAGTAGCTCCAAAGTCAGCAATCCTGTTGCTGTTCGCTATGGATTCCGCAA
- a CDS encoding TIM-barrel domain-containing protein — protein MKNTHLCLLAGLFFASCAKAGYERIPDGVVVRLNQKQSTDVKLVRLEVVNDKIIHVSATPSNAFSQTKSLIIIPWKSNHTFSVQEKGDTVTVSTTALHAKVSTRTGEVSFFDVNGKAILCENKGGGKSFIPIEVEKTKGYTLRQVFESATDEAFYGLGQHQEDIFNYKGKNESLFQYNTKVSVPFIISNKNYGVLWDNYSLSRFGDERDYAQLNDVFTLYDAEGEKGGLTATYVPSPERKENIIVRKENSLCYEDIQSIKNLPQGFPLNGANVTYQGELEANEDGCFRFQLYYAGYIKVYADGQLIVPERWRTAWNPNSYQFSLTMKKGKHVPIRIEWKPDGAVSYCGLRVLTPVPEKEQQKLALFSEMGDQIDYYFVYGHSMDEVISGYRTLTGKAPIMPKWAMGYWQSRERYRTQKEMLGVLSEFRGREIPIDNIILDWNYWPENAWGSHGFDRSRFPDPKGMVDSIHAMHARMMISVWPKFYITTEHYKEFNDKGWMYQQAVKDSIRDWVGPGYVGSFYDAYNADARKLFWKQMQDSLYSLGIDAWWMDASEPNVRDCTDMDYRKKLCGPTALGPSTKYFNAYALMNAEAIYDGQRGVDPDKRVFLLTRSGFAGLQRYSTATWSGDIASRWEDMKAQISAGINFSMSGIPYWSMDIGGFCVEKRYERGQSIFNQTGKENADEKEWRELNTRWYQFGAFVPLFRAHGQFPYREVWNIAPETHPAYQSIVYYTKLRYNLMPYIYSLAGMTYFDDYTIMRGLVMDFGADTKVNNIGDQYMFGPAFMVCPVYKYTAREREVYFPSGCGWYDFYTGKYISGGQQMSVKAPYERMPLYVREGAIIPIRENMQYTDEKPSNRITLYVYAGQDGSFTLYEDEGVNYNYEKGKYASIPLSYDEAEHSLTIDERQGEFSGMLKRREFNMVMVSKEKAQSFDLNALGKIVVYTGEKLTVKL, from the coding sequence ATGAAGAACACACATCTCTGTTTGTTAGCGGGGCTTTTCTTTGCTTCGTGCGCCAAAGCAGGTTATGAGAGAATACCGGATGGCGTAGTTGTGAGATTAAACCAAAAGCAGTCTACTGATGTAAAGTTGGTTCGTTTGGAGGTTGTAAATGATAAAATTATTCATGTTTCGGCTACTCCCAGCAATGCTTTTTCTCAGACTAAAAGTTTGATTATAATTCCTTGGAAATCTAACCATACATTCTCTGTGCAAGAAAAGGGAGATACTGTTACAGTATCTACTACTGCTTTGCATGCGAAAGTGAGTACGCGAACGGGGGAGGTCAGTTTTTTCGATGTCAATGGCAAAGCTATTTTATGTGAAAATAAAGGGGGTGGAAAATCTTTCATTCCAATAGAGGTGGAAAAGACGAAAGGATATACTTTGAGACAAGTATTCGAGTCGGCAACGGATGAAGCTTTCTATGGTTTGGGGCAGCATCAAGAAGATATTTTCAATTATAAAGGGAAAAATGAATCTCTTTTTCAATATAATACTAAAGTATCAGTACCTTTTATTATATCCAATAAAAATTATGGTGTGCTATGGGATAATTATTCTTTGAGTCGTTTTGGCGATGAACGTGATTATGCTCAACTGAATGATGTGTTTACTCTTTATGATGCTGAAGGTGAAAAGGGAGGACTTACTGCTACGTATGTACCTTCACCGGAGAGAAAAGAAAATATAATTGTCAGAAAAGAGAACTCTCTTTGTTATGAGGATATTCAATCTATAAAGAATCTTCCTCAAGGTTTTCCCCTCAATGGAGCCAATGTTACTTATCAAGGAGAACTGGAAGCTAATGAGGATGGTTGTTTTCGTTTTCAACTCTATTATGCCGGATATATAAAGGTCTATGCTGATGGTCAATTAATTGTGCCGGAACGTTGGCGTACAGCTTGGAATCCGAATAGTTATCAATTTTCTCTAACGATGAAAAAAGGCAAACATGTACCTATTCGTATTGAATGGAAACCGGATGGAGCCGTTTCGTATTGTGGATTAAGGGTGCTTACTCCTGTTCCTGAGAAAGAACAGCAGAAATTGGCTCTTTTTAGTGAGATGGGCGACCAGATAGATTATTATTTTGTTTACGGGCATTCCATGGATGAAGTGATAAGTGGTTATCGCACATTGACCGGGAAGGCACCGATAATGCCTAAATGGGCGATGGGTTATTGGCAGAGCCGTGAACGTTACAGAACGCAAAAAGAGATGCTTGGGGTTTTGTCGGAGTTTAGAGGCCGTGAGATCCCAATTGATAATATCATACTTGATTGGAATTATTGGCCTGAAAATGCTTGGGGAAGTCATGGGTTTGATCGTTCTCGCTTCCCTGATCCGAAAGGAATGGTTGATTCGATACATGCGATGCATGCTCGAATGATGATTTCCGTATGGCCTAAATTTTATATTACTACAGAGCACTATAAAGAATTTAATGATAAGGGCTGGATGTATCAACAAGCAGTGAAGGATAGCATTCGAGACTGGGTAGGTCCGGGGTATGTTGGTTCTTTTTATGATGCATACAATGCCGACGCTCGAAAGTTGTTCTGGAAGCAAATGCAAGACAGTCTTTATTCTCTTGGAATTGATGCTTGGTGGATGGATGCTAGTGAACCAAACGTGAGAGATTGTACGGATATGGATTATCGCAAGAAACTTTGTGGCCCTACGGCCCTAGGTCCCTCTACTAAATATTTCAATGCGTATGCACTCATGAATGCGGAAGCTATTTATGACGGACAACGTGGTGTGGACCCTGATAAACGGGTCTTCTTACTTACGCGATCAGGCTTTGCCGGCTTACAACGTTACTCTACAGCAACTTGGAGTGGCGATATTGCTAGCCGTTGGGAAGATATGAAAGCTCAAATCTCGGCAGGAATTAATTTTTCAATGAGTGGCATTCCTTATTGGAGTATGGATATTGGTGGCTTTTGCGTAGAAAAGCGTTATGAACGGGGGCAATCTATTTTTAATCAAACAGGAAAAGAGAATGCGGATGAAAAAGAGTGGCGTGAATTGAATACTCGTTGGTATCAGTTTGGTGCTTTTGTTCCCCTCTTTCGTGCACATGGACAGTTTCCGTATCGAGAGGTTTGGAATATAGCTCCGGAAACTCATCCTGCTTATCAATCAATTGTTTATTATACGAAACTTCGCTATAACCTGATGCCTTATATTTATTCGTTGGCGGGTATGACTTATTTTGATGATTACACCATCATGAGAGGGCTTGTAATGGATTTCGGAGCAGATACGAAAGTAAATAACATCGGTGATCAATACATGTTTGGACCAGCTTTTATGGTATGTCCTGTTTATAAGTACACTGCTCGTGAGAGAGAGGTTTACTTTCCTTCGGGCTGTGGATGGTATGATTTTTATACTGGTAAGTACATTTCCGGCGGGCAACAGATGAGCGTGAAAGCACCCTATGAGCGTATGCCATTATATGTCAGAGAGGGAGCTATTATTCCCATAAGAGAAAATATGCAATATACGGATGAGAAACCGTCAAACAGAATTACGCTGTATGTATATGCAGGGCAAGATGGTTCTTTTACGCTATATGAGGATGAAGGCGTTAATTATAATTATGAGAAGGGGAAGTATGCTTCTATTCCGTTGTCTTACGATGAGGCTGAACATTCATTGACCATTGATGAACGCCAGGGAGAGTTTTCGGGGATGCTTAAGAGGAGAGAATTTAATATGGTAATGGTCAGCAAGGAAAAAGCACAGTCTTTTGACTTGAACGCACTTGGAAAGATAGTGGTGTATACAGGTGAAAAGTTAACCGTTAAACTCTAA
- a CDS encoding two-component regulator propeller domain-containing protein gives MFKHLETKNGLSHNQVNYIFKDSNGFMWFATAGGLNRFDGYTYKVYRRNERNIYSLGDNFVDHIQEDSQGNLWIHTATGYVLYDARKDLFFNDMLPIMKAYGINDVPSVVYIDSKQNLWFYVDEVGGFQYQLAAKKLIVYPQSDKKGLPEGTVTDISESDEGVFFVFSDGQLVCVDRESSRVLKQYNAIPLHSPALRSNKYTMFVDADGDYWVYSKSSYGICWFQRKKQRWSFLDNTDFSKPYKLSSNVVQSIAQDAHGKIWLATDHGGIDIIDKKTGEQRNLQNNISDSRSLSHNSINCIYCDDMNIIWIGTYKKGVSYYNASIFKFGFDNLSLFKKFDNFDSDVTFLEQGLNDDLWIGTNGSGLICFNTRTGEKKLYQHKKNEFSSLSNGVIVSLCAAKNGKVWVGTYLGGLDCFYEGKFTHYKHDPNDLNSLANNDVWSIVEDDQGLIWIGTLGGGVQCFNPLTGKFKTYNGATHLSSDYVCSLCWGRNGALYIGTAIGITIFHRDTGRFEQLSGNRRGTQNLSSLNVNQVYEDSRGLLWIATRDGLNVYDQRSDKLTVIRKNDGLVDDMICSVIEDNNKNMWVTTANGISNVILTSNPKTGDYSYSFINYDELDGLQNGEFNIRSIAKTSKGEIFMGGVNGFNYFYPDVIKYNKVLPKVVFTGLTLFNDEVKVDSVYNGNKILTQALWQTDKIELNYGQNIFSVFFSGLNYMLPEKAKYAYKLDGFNTDWLFTDGNMHRVTYTNLAPGTYTLRVKAANSDGYWNEEPAVLTIVIEPPFWRSAWAYCLYSIFFIVILFFARLQLLKGERNKFKMKQIELEAAREHELDDMKLRFFTNISHELRTPLTLIIAPMERLIKVEKNEESKQKLLLIKRNALRLLNLVNELLDFRRSDVKGNKLNLSKSEIISCIRTTCQSFAELSKKKDISLIFTSSVKELEMEFDEDKLGKIMMNLLSNAFKFTDTGGDVKVVVDVVSTAEGVSALRVQVADTGLGIKDEDKERVFERFYQVHHGDSHDFSGSGIGLHLVKEFVLLHQGEISVHDNIGGGTILAFTIPIRSEERVEEKALWQATTSKVETILTGEEEDDYLVDDGIAQRRADIPLILLVDDNNDFRFFMRESLKVHYRIREAKNGKEAWAMLSELQPDLIISDVMMPEMDGCELCRLVKSDVRTSHIPLILLTARTAEEHKLEGLEMGADDYIVKPFNFEILFLRIKKLLEIREVRRENFSKQINPTPSEITITSLDEKLISKAICYVEQNISKSELSVEELSRELGMSRVHLYKKLMHITGKSPVEFIRTLRLKRAAQLLRESQQNVSEVAYEVGFNNPKYFSKYFKEEFGMLPSVYMAQMKQEPDLKDKI, from the coding sequence ATGTTTAAACATTTAGAGACTAAAAATGGATTATCGCATAATCAGGTAAATTATATTTTTAAGGATAGCAACGGTTTTATGTGGTTTGCTACCGCGGGAGGTTTGAATCGTTTTGACGGATATACTTATAAAGTATATCGCAGGAATGAACGTAATATTTATTCTCTTGGTGATAATTTTGTTGATCATATACAAGAAGATTCTCAGGGTAATCTATGGATTCATACAGCTACAGGTTATGTTTTATATGATGCTCGAAAAGATCTGTTTTTTAATGATATGCTTCCTATTATGAAAGCTTATGGAATAAATGATGTCCCTTCGGTAGTTTATATTGATAGTAAGCAGAATTTATGGTTTTATGTTGACGAGGTAGGAGGCTTTCAGTATCAATTAGCAGCTAAGAAGCTTATTGTATATCCTCAAAGTGATAAAAAAGGCTTGCCTGAAGGTACAGTTACTGATATTTCGGAGAGTGATGAGGGAGTTTTCTTTGTTTTCTCCGATGGGCAGTTGGTCTGTGTTGATAGAGAGTCTTCTCGTGTTTTGAAACAATATAATGCTATTCCTCTTCATTCGCCTGCTCTTCGTTCGAATAAATATACAATGTTTGTTGATGCTGATGGCGATTATTGGGTTTACTCCAAATCTTCTTACGGTATTTGTTGGTTTCAACGGAAAAAACAACGTTGGTCTTTTCTTGACAATACAGATTTTAGTAAGCCTTATAAGTTGTCTAGCAATGTTGTGCAAAGCATTGCTCAGGATGCTCATGGTAAAATATGGTTAGCAACAGATCATGGAGGTATTGATATTATTGATAAAAAAACAGGAGAGCAAAGGAATCTTCAAAATAATATTTCGGATAGTCGAAGTTTATCTCATAATAGCATTAACTGTATTTATTGTGATGATATGAACATTATTTGGATAGGAACTTATAAAAAAGGAGTCTCCTATTATAATGCGAGTATATTTAAATTTGGTTTTGATAATCTGTCTCTATTTAAGAAATTTGATAATTTCGATAGTGATGTAACTTTTTTGGAACAAGGATTGAATGATGATTTATGGATTGGAACGAATGGGAGTGGGTTGATTTGTTTCAATACACGTACAGGAGAAAAAAAACTATATCAACATAAAAAGAATGAATTTTCTTCTCTGTCAAATGGGGTAATTGTAAGTCTTTGTGCTGCTAAAAATGGCAAAGTTTGGGTTGGAACATACCTGGGAGGATTGGATTGTTTTTATGAAGGCAAATTTACTCACTATAAACATGACCCGAATGATTTAAATTCATTGGCTAATAATGATGTCTGGTCTATAGTAGAAGATGATCAAGGGCTGATCTGGATTGGAACTCTTGGTGGTGGAGTGCAGTGTTTTAATCCGCTGACAGGGAAATTTAAAACATATAATGGAGCTACTCATCTTAGTTCAGACTATGTTTGTTCACTTTGCTGGGGACGAAATGGAGCTCTTTATATAGGTACGGCCATCGGTATTACGATCTTTCATCGTGATACAGGGCGGTTTGAGCAACTATCTGGTAATAGGAGAGGTACTCAAAATCTTTCAAGCCTTAATGTTAATCAGGTTTATGAAGATAGTCGCGGTTTGCTGTGGATAGCCACTAGAGATGGTTTGAATGTATATGATCAAAGGAGTGATAAACTGACTGTGATAAGAAAAAACGATGGTTTAGTAGACGACATGATTTGTTCTGTTATTGAGGATAATAATAAGAACATGTGGGTCACAACAGCCAATGGAATTTCTAATGTGATCTTGACTTCAAATCCTAAGACAGGGGATTATTCTTATTCTTTTATTAATTATGATGAGTTAGATGGTCTTCAGAATGGAGAATTTAATATACGCTCCATAGCTAAAACTTCTAAAGGAGAAATTTTTATGGGAGGAGTAAACGGCTTTAATTATTTTTATCCGGATGTGATAAAATATAATAAGGTGCTCCCCAAAGTTGTATTTACAGGATTGACTCTCTTTAATGATGAAGTGAAGGTCGATTCTGTGTATAATGGAAATAAAATATTAACTCAAGCATTATGGCAAACAGATAAAATAGAACTTAACTACGGACAAAATATCTTTTCTGTTTTCTTCTCGGGGCTGAACTATATGCTTCCTGAAAAAGCAAAGTATGCTTATAAATTAGATGGTTTTAATACTGATTGGCTATTTACAGATGGAAATATGCATCGGGTAACGTACACAAATCTTGCTCCGGGTACCTATACTCTCCGGGTTAAAGCGGCGAATAGTGATGGCTATTGGAACGAAGAACCAGCTGTATTGACTATTGTTATTGAGCCTCCTTTTTGGCGTTCTGCGTGGGCTTATTGTTTGTATTCGATTTTTTTCATTGTTATTTTGTTTTTTGCCCGTTTGCAACTACTAAAAGGGGAAAGAAACAAATTTAAAATGAAGCAGATAGAGCTGGAAGCGGCTAGGGAGCATGAATTGGATGATATGAAATTGCGCTTTTTTACGAATATCAGTCATGAACTGCGTACTCCGCTTACACTCATTATCGCTCCGATGGAACGTTTAATTAAAGTGGAAAAGAATGAAGAGTCGAAGCAAAAGCTTCTTCTGATAAAGAGAAATGCCCTGAGGTTGCTCAATTTAGTTAATGAATTGCTAGATTTTCGACGAAGTGACGTTAAAGGGAATAAATTGAATTTGTCTAAAAGCGAGATTATTTCTTGTATTAGAACTACGTGTCAATCTTTTGCTGAATTATCGAAAAAGAAGGATATCAGTTTGATTTTCACATCGTCTGTAAAAGAGTTGGAGATGGAATTTGATGAAGATAAGTTGGGTAAAATAATGATGAACCTCCTTTCTAATGCTTTTAAATTCACTGATACGGGAGGAGATGTGAAAGTTGTAGTGGATGTAGTGTCAACTGCCGAAGGAGTATCTGCTTTGAGAGTGCAGGTCGCTGATACCGGACTTGGTATTAAGGATGAAGATAAAGAGCGAGTTTTTGAACGGTTTTATCAAGTTCATCATGGTGATTCTCATGATTTCTCGGGTAGTGGTATTGGCTTACATTTAGTAAAGGAATTTGTGCTCTTGCATCAGGGTGAAATATCTGTGCATGACAATATAGGGGGAGGTACTATTTTGGCCTTTACGATTCCAATAAGGAGTGAAGAAAGAGTGGAGGAGAAAGCACTATGGCAAGCTACTACAAGTAAAGTGGAGACTATTTTGACAGGAGAGGAAGAAGATGATTATTTGGTTGATGATGGTATTGCACAGAGGCGGGCGGATATTCCGTTAATATTATTAGTGGATGATAATAATGATTTTCGCTTTTTTATGCGGGAGAGTTTAAAAGTACATTATCGTATTCGTGAAGCAAAGAATGGGAAAGAGGCGTGGGCAATGCTTTCTGAACTTCAGCCGGATTTGATAATTAGTGATGTGATGATGCCTGAAATGGATGGTTGTGAATTATGCCGTTTGGTTAAGAGTGATGTGCGTACCTCTCATATTCCTTTGATTTTGTTGACTGCTCGAACAGCGGAGGAGCATAAACTAGAAGGTTTAGAAATGGGAGCTGATGATTATATTGTTAAGCCTTTTAATTTTGAAATTCTTTTCTTGAGAATCAAGAAGTTGCTCGAAATTAGGGAGGTTAGAAGAGAAAATTTTAGCAAGCAGATAAATCCGACTCCAAGTGAGATAACCATTACTTCGTTAGATGAAAAATTAATTTCAAAAGCGATTTGCTATGTAGAGCAAAATATATCAAAGAGTGAGTTGTCGGTTGAAGAGTTGAGCAGAGAGTTGGGAATGAGTCGTGTACATTTGTATAAGAAATTGATGCATATAACCGGAAAATCTCCAGTAGAGTTTATTCGTACGCTTCGTCTGAAACGTGCTGCTCAGTTATTACGTGAGAGTCAGCAAAATGTTTCTGAAGTAGCTTATGAGGTAGGATTTAATAATCCGAAATATTTTAGTAAGTACTTTAAAGAGGAGTTTGGAATGCTTCCCTCTGTCTATATGGCTCAGATGAAACAAGAGCCTGATTTGAAAGACAAAATCTGA